One Amycolatopsis sp. NBC_00355 genomic window carries:
- a CDS encoding alpha-hydroxy acid oxidase, translating into MRTIAEFEAVARQRLEPAHYDYYAGGAQDEITLAENETAFRKLKLLPRVLRGSDKRDLSIELLGSQASMPILIAPTAFHRLAHGDGELATARAAALAGTIMIVSMASTTAIEDVAAAAREVAPDPALWFQLYLQPDLEFTEAIVRRAEAAGVKAFVVTVDSPVLGRRERDDRNDFHDLPPGLVVENLRNIGENRSGGNASHVREIVMSAGLNWEHIAWLRSKTKLPVLIKGVLHPEDARLAVHHGVAGIVVSNHGGRQLDTVPATIDVLPEIAAAVGGAMPVLLDGGIRRGTDVVKALALGADAVGVGRPVVWGLAAGGREGVSKVLELLREDFDQALAMCGGRHPADLTPDQVRR; encoded by the coding sequence ATGCGCACGATCGCGGAGTTCGAGGCGGTGGCGCGGCAACGGCTCGAACCGGCGCACTACGACTACTACGCGGGCGGCGCGCAGGACGAGATCACCCTCGCCGAGAACGAAACCGCGTTCCGGAAGCTGAAGCTGCTGCCCCGGGTCCTGCGCGGCAGCGACAAACGGGACCTGAGCATCGAACTGCTCGGCTCCCAGGCGTCCATGCCGATCCTGATCGCGCCGACGGCGTTCCACCGGCTCGCGCACGGCGACGGCGAACTCGCCACGGCCCGGGCCGCGGCGCTCGCGGGCACGATCATGATCGTCAGCATGGCTTCCACCACGGCCATCGAGGACGTCGCCGCGGCGGCGCGCGAGGTCGCGCCCGATCCGGCGCTGTGGTTCCAGCTCTACCTGCAGCCGGACCTGGAGTTCACCGAGGCGATCGTGCGCCGCGCCGAGGCCGCGGGCGTCAAAGCCTTCGTCGTCACGGTGGACTCGCCGGTGCTCGGCCGCCGCGAGCGTGACGACCGCAACGACTTCCACGACCTGCCGCCGGGGCTGGTCGTGGAAAACCTCCGCAACATCGGCGAAAACCGCAGCGGTGGCAACGCCAGCCACGTCCGCGAGATCGTCATGTCCGCCGGGCTGAACTGGGAGCACATCGCCTGGCTGCGCTCGAAGACGAAGCTACCGGTGCTGATCAAGGGCGTGCTGCACCCCGAGGACGCGCGCCTCGCGGTGCACCACGGCGTCGCCGGGATCGTCGTGTCCAACCACGGCGGCCGTCAGCTCGACACCGTCCCGGCCACGATCGACGTCCTCCCGGAGATCGCGGCGGCCGTCGGCGGCGCGATGCCGGTGCTGCTCGACGGCGGCATTCGCCGCGGCACCGACGTCGTCAAGGCCCTCGCCCTGGGTGCGGACGCGGTCGGCGTCGGCCGTCCCGTGGTGTGGGGACTCGCGGCGGGCGGGCGCGAGGGCGTCTCGAAGGTGCTCGAACTGCTGCGGGAGGACTTCGACCAGGCCCTGGCGATGTGCGGCGGCCGGCACCCGGCCGACCTGACTCCGGACCAGGTGCGGCGATGA
- a CDS encoding cytochrome P450, whose amino-acid sequence MIGKALAAAALATAPAWLPGRVVALRVKIFSLVNGEDTVTIPGEQVGAEDFRRVYADPAANGRSRGAALSDLFWYWLAPGPEVHQEHLEPGPRYDEVAKCTRHILVKSKKDSEELTQRVATHVLDQLDGGLIRLRDEMMPIWAELYYELVFEEPCPPEARDLIVANADDVVSALKCVRPRNMRRRARLTKYLRRRLDDVPHPLPESLTPQEQVYYLQGTFFNTAVVQMSEAMAHLLMIVAQHPDVQRRLAENPDDDAYFDRVIDEGLRTYPLFGIAHRISTADIELANLTIPAGTVLCFSYPDFHHAGFEHPEEFDPERWCSHAVQAKKDVNFVPFGIAQNRACPARGLAPLTMRVVAREVLRRFSLASTAGHTRSIPNRGPALLTPVGARRKRAPLVWLAVRDRWEDVWRSLAQLVFGTYMVIDARRQALCSTYFAGGKS is encoded by the coding sequence ATGATCGGGAAAGCGCTTGCCGCCGCCGCGTTGGCGACGGCGCCCGCGTGGCTGCCCGGCCGGGTCGTCGCGCTGCGGGTGAAGATCTTCTCGCTGGTCAACGGCGAGGACACGGTGACGATCCCGGGCGAGCAGGTCGGCGCCGAGGACTTCCGGCGCGTCTACGCCGACCCGGCGGCGAACGGCCGCAGCCGGGGTGCCGCGCTGTCGGACCTGTTCTGGTACTGGCTCGCGCCGGGGCCGGAGGTGCACCAGGAGCACCTCGAACCGGGGCCGCGCTACGACGAGGTCGCCAAGTGCACCCGGCACATCCTGGTCAAGTCCAAAAAGGACTCCGAAGAGCTGACGCAGCGGGTCGCGACGCACGTGCTGGACCAGCTGGACGGCGGCCTGATCCGGCTGCGCGACGAGATGATGCCGATCTGGGCCGAGCTGTACTACGAGCTGGTCTTCGAAGAACCCTGCCCGCCGGAGGCGCGCGACCTGATCGTGGCGAACGCCGACGACGTCGTCTCGGCCCTGAAGTGCGTGCGGCCGCGGAACATGCGCCGCCGGGCCCGGCTGACGAAGTACCTGCGGCGGCGCCTCGACGACGTCCCGCACCCGCTGCCGGAGTCGCTGACGCCGCAGGAGCAGGTCTACTACCTGCAGGGCACGTTCTTCAACACGGCCGTCGTGCAGATGTCCGAGGCGATGGCGCACCTGCTGATGATCGTCGCGCAGCACCCGGACGTGCAGCGGCGCCTCGCCGAAAACCCAGATGACGACGCCTACTTCGACCGTGTCATCGACGAAGGCCTGCGGACGTACCCGCTCTTCGGCATCGCGCACCGGATCTCGACGGCCGACATCGAGCTGGCGAACCTGACGATCCCGGCCGGTACCGTGCTCTGCTTCAGCTACCCGGACTTCCACCACGCCGGCTTCGAGCACCCGGAGGAGTTCGACCCGGAACGCTGGTGCTCGCACGCCGTCCAGGCCAAGAAGGACGTCAACTTCGTCCCGTTCGGCATCGCCCAGAACCGCGCCTGCCCGGCACGCGGGCTGGCGCCGCTGACCATGCGCGTCGTGGCGCGGGAGGTGCTGCGCCGGTTCAGCCTCGCCTCGACCGCCGGGCACACACGCTCGATCCCCAACCGCGGCCCCGCCCTGCTCACCCCGGTCGGCGCCCGCCGCAAGCGCGCGCCGCTGGTGTGGCTCGCGGTG